One Thunnus thynnus chromosome 18, fThuThy2.1, whole genome shotgun sequence genomic region harbors:
- the kcns3b gene encoding potassium voltage-gated channel subfamily S member 3b — MGYGQILHQRGNEEDQVHLNVGGVRHEVDPDTLLRFPHTRLARLLHCQSEAAILELCDDYSPAEREYYFDRNPRVFLCVLNFYHTGRIHMMEELCVFSFSQEIEYWGIQELHLSPCCSDWFHERKEYIEDRDWDIRSEDGQQPSFDSSFEELSALDKDLAKFKGAWCGEVRSYIWLRLEDPGHSRASKVIAVASLSVVLTSIVAMCVHSMPEFQLVDINDRPIDDPVLTILEEICIACFSAEFIIRLIVAPSCRKFLGNPLNIIDVASILPYYATLALETADEETAEENEDIQNVGKVVQVLRLMRVLRILKLARHSIGLRALGATVRHSYHEVGLLLLFLSVGISIFSALIYFAEKEDKDTDLETIPSGWWWATITMTTVGYGDTCPVTLAGKIVATLCIVCGLLVVALPITIIFNKFSKYYQRNKAMEEQGITKPERQDPDLPYYNIRDLFTDSVYPFIGGIAFRNSEGSGGEDTDASSLQDIEVYYNDTCENGAAK; from the coding sequence ATGGGGTATGGGCAAATCCTCCACCAGCGTGGGAATGAGGAGGACCAGGTCCACCTCAACGTGGGAGGGGTACGACATGAGGTGGATCCAGACACTCTGCTCCGCTTCCCTCACACACGTCTGGCTCGTCTGCTGCACTGCCAAAGCGAGGCGGCGATCCTGGAGCTGTGCGACGACTACAGCCCGGCTGAGAGGGAATACTACTTTGACAGGAATCCCAGGGTTTTCCTCTGTGTGCTCAACTTCTATCATACGGGACGTATCCACATGATGGAGGAGCTGTGCGTCTTCTCCTTCAGCCAGGAGATCGAGTATTGGGGCATCCAGGAGCTCCACTTAAGCCCCTGCTGCAGCGACTGGTTCCATGAGAGGAAGGAGTACATTGAAGACAGAGACTGGGACATCAGGAGTGAAGACGGGCAGCAGCCAAGCTTTGACTCTTCCTTCGAGGAGCTGTCTGCCCTCGATAAAGACCTGGCCAAGTTCAAAGGTGCCTGGTGTGGGGAAGTTAGGAGCTACATTTGGCTCCGGCTGGAGGATCCAGGTCATTCACGGGCCTCAAAAGTCATTGCtgtggcttctctcagtgtggtGTTGACCTCTATTGTTGCCATGTGTGTCCACAGCATGCCTGAGTTTCAGCTTGTGGACATCAATGACAGACCCATTGATGACCCCGTCCTCACCATCCTGGAGGAGATCTGCATCGCCTGCTTCTCCGCCGAGTTCATCATCAGGCTGATTGTTGCGCCCTCTTGCAGGAAGTTCCTTGGAAACCCCTTAAACATCATCGATGTTGCCTCCATCTTGCCATATTATGCCACTTTAGCTCTGGAGACAGCTGATGAGGAGACTGCAGAGGAGAACGAGGACATACAGAACGTGGGGAAAGTGGTGCAGGTTCTGCGCCTCATGAGGGTTCTCCGAATCCTCAAACTGGCCCGGCACTCCATCGGGCTGCGAGCGCTGGGTGCCACCGTCCGCCACAGCTACCATGAGGTGGGTCTGcttcttctgttcctctcagTGGGGATCTCCATTTTTTCCGCCCTCATCTACTTTGCGGAGAAGGAAGACAAGGACACTGATTTGGAGACCATCCCTTCAGGCTGGTGGTGGGCCACCATCACCATGACGACAGTCGGCTATGGTGACACCTGCCCGGTGACGCTGGCGGGGAAGATAGTGGCCACCCTGTGTATCGTCTGTGGACTGTTAGTTGTGGCTCTGCccatcaccatcatcttcaATAAGTTTTCAAAGTATTATCAAAGAAACAAAGCCATGGAGGAGCAGGGTATCACTAAACCTGAGAGACAAGATCCAGACCTCCCTTATTACAACATCAGAGACTTGTTCACAGACAGCGTGTATCCCTTCATAGGGGGTATCGCCTTCAGGAACAGTGAGGGCAGTGGAGGAGAAGATACAGATGCCTCCAGTCTCCAGGACATAGAGGTGTATTATAATGACACTTGTGAAAATGGGGCAGCAAAATGA
- the LOC137169521 gene encoding uncharacterized protein, whose protein sequence is MSHLFGLGWLFILLTIANIEAQKKPAINISSKCLGSVMRVDVGPLGGNLLEVAVVVNNSDILLTSSLASQCGFSMTIDQLGNAMIYASLQNCFAQNVEDEAFTTTLNLRLHGNQMGEDELYQVAETCHYPAWASREIVCDRNYMEVSVKRAVPDDYVLPEHPVSGTNSKFGDPRRAAEKKPIDAGFRITTLVFFTPEERIMKVTEAQSRGYGIANTPSRLVLRSSKTAPETYTQNVAGIPMTVLKTSTIFEKKWLATQIDAAAACPILEGSVALTPNTISWYVPRHIDPLISSQQFKLLEVHMGINGQRLDTAEMAARRYAITVNDVHIIVEIPVGAVGGYFKSHVQDNQYFTSYTIEPMLELLWTEDATHEDTKYKVLLPITTPLLSQPPQVIDNTLPEEQIFKVMIGPFASDVALVNITFPSEVLSVGDCNVRGFNIQEHRSPNSSFKVITLQVPFTDRVVLQMREMGITVYSLHLTFGLLVLPEFAPFSLTAYLEAKLADIVPPSVSGGCDYTNFYVLVKYGTQGFDFQTIVGKRMLTSGLAQQYGFMENRTHFSFVVPFSAPDVMFEAVEASSIRTRLDVVLKNPETNKNLKEFSLACNFHSTLTECFPNGTMTALAVKLESVPSLNPSQLTLRDPSCGPSYSDDRYAYFVFSGNSCGTTRKFLPNFMLYENEISLPDELEPKRVKTDEAEYELKVSCYYDINTTHAVAFHTRPRRSEPYAENAKGELKVAMRLALDDSYSVFHSVEENPIAKYLQQPLYFEVELMRSTNPKVSLELENCWATQNDDRTSQPRWNLIINGCVNPVDPYQVVFHPVWADARVQYPSHFKRFEVQMFAFAEDQDNLSHQLFVHCDVVICDARNPLNGVCNGQCSNQGKKLKGQRRAVPDMQSFKHVSSRPILIN, encoded by the exons ATGAGTCATTTGTTTGGATTGGG GTGGCTTTTTATCCTGCTAACAATTGCAAACATAGAGGCTCAAAAGAAGCCTGCTATAA ATATCAGTTCAAAATGTCTGGGGAGTGTCATGCGTGTAGATGTTGGTCCACTTGGAGGGAATCTTCTAGAAGTTGCTGTTGTCGTTA aTAACTCTGACATCCTTCTTACATCAAGTTTAGCATCTCAGTGTGGCTTCAGCATGACGATAGACCAGCTGGGAAACGCCATGATTTATGCCTCCCTTCAAAATTGTTTTGCTCAAAATGTG GAAGATGAAGCATTCACGACAACCTTAAATCTTCGACTGCATGGGAACCAGATGGGTGAAGATGAGCTGTACCAGGTGGCTGAAACCTGCCACTACCCTGCCTGGGCCTCCAGGGAAATCGTTTGTGACCGTAACTATATGGAG GTGTCTGTGAAAAGGGCAGTTCCAGATGATTACGTCCTGCCTGAGCATCCCGTCTCAGGGACTAATTCAAAGTTTGGTGATCCTCGACGAGCTGCTGAG AAAAAGCCGATAGACGCAGGATTCAGAATCACAACACTTGTGTTCTTCACTCCTGAGGAGAGGATTATGAAGGTGACGGAGGCCCAGAGTCGAGGTTATGGAATAGCAAATACTCCCTCAAGGCTGGTCCTGCGAAGTTCAAAGACTGCACCTGAAACATACACTCAAAAT GTAGCAGGGATACCGATGACGGTGCTCAAAACCTCCACAATCTTTGAAAAGAAGTGGCTTGCAACCCAAATTGACGCAGCAGCTGCTTGCCCAATACTGGAGG GCAGCGTTGCCTTGACTCCAAACACGATCAGCTGGTACGTGCCCCGGCACATTGACCCGCTGATTTCGTCCCAACAGTTTAAACTGTTGGAGGTGCATATGGGCATCAATGGCCAGAGACTCGACACTGCTGAGATGGCTGCCAGACGATACGCCATAACTGTCAATGACGTACACATCATCGTTGAAATTCCTGTTGGGGCAGTCGGTGGCTACTTTAAG AGTCACGTTCAGGACAATCAGTACTTCACCTCTTACACGATTGAGCCGATGCTCGAGCTACTCTGGACTGAAGACGCCACTCACGAggacacaaaatacaaagttcTCCTTCCCATCACGACACCATTACTGTCTCAACCTCCACAAGTTATTGACA ACACTTTACCTGAGGAGCAGATATTTAAGGTGATGATTGGGCCTTTTGCCTCTGATGTGGCACTAGTGAACATCACCTTCCCCAGTGAGGTTTTGTCAGTGGGAGATTGCAATGTCAGAGGCTTTAATATCCAGGAGCACAGGTCCCCTAACAGCAGCTTTAAGGTCATCACACTCCAAGTGCCCTTCACAGACCGTGTCGTCCTACAAATG AGAGAAATGGGGATTACAGTCTACTCTCTTCACCTGACCTTTGGCTTGCTGGTCCTGCCAGAGTTTGCTCCATTTTCTCTTACTGCTTATCTGGAAGCTAAATTAGCAGATATAG TTCCTCCCTCAGTCTCTGGTGGCTGTGATTATACAAATTTCTATGTCCTCGTGAAATATGGGACACAAGGCTTCGACTTCCAGACTATAGTGGGAAAACGAATGTTGACTTCAGGTCTGGCTCAGCAGTACGGCTTCATGGAGAACAGGACACACTTCAGTTTTGTAGTGCCATTTTCAGCCCCTGATGTTATGTTTGAG GCTGTTGAGGCATCATCCATCAGAACAAGACTTGATGTGGTTCTGAAGAATCCAGAAACCAACAAAAATCTCAAAGAATTCTCTCTGGCTTGCAATTTCCACTCAACACTGACTG AGTGTTTCCCTAATGGAACCATGACGGCTCTGGCTGTCAAACTGGAGTCGGTTCCCAGTCTGAATCCCAGTCAGCTCAccctcagagatccctcctgTGGTCCCTCCTACAGCGACGACCGCTATGCTTATTTTGTCTTCTCTGGCAACTCCTGTGGGACGACCAGAAAG tTTTTGCCCAATTTCATGctgtatgaaaatgaaatctCCCTGCCAGATGAACTTGAACCGAAAAGGGTGAAGACAGACGAGGCTGAATATGA GTTAAAGGTTTCTTGTTACTATGACATCAACACAACCCATGCTGTAGCCTTCCACACCAGACCTCGCAGGAGTGAACCATATGCTGAAAATGCAAAAGGCGAGCTAAAAGTTGCAATGAGACTTGCTCTGG ACGACTCCTACAGCGTTTTTCACAGTGTTGAGGAAAATCCTATAGCAAAGTACCTTCAACAGCCGCTGTATTTTGAGGTGGAGCTGATGAGGTCTACAAACCCCAAAGTGTCACTGGAGCTGGAGAACTGCTGGGCAACACAGAATGACGACAGGACTTCCCAACCCAGATGGAATCTCATCATTAATGG CTGTGTTAACCCGGTGGACCCCTACCAAGTGGTCTTCCATCCTGTTTGGGCAGATGCCAGAGTACAGTATCCCTCTCACTTCAAGCGCTTTGAGGTCCAGATGTTTGCCTTTGCTGAAGACCAGGATAACTTGAGTCACCAG CTCTTCGTCCactgtgatgttgtgatctgTGATGCCAGAAATCCACTCAATGGAGTTTGTAATGGGCAGTGTTCAAACCAGGGAAAAAAGTTAAAAG GTCAAAGACGTGCTGTTCCAGACATGCAGAGTTTCAAACATGTGTCATCAAGACCTATCCTTATAAATTAA